The DNA segment AAACTCATCGAAGTTTTCAACAAATGTTACAAAATGAGGATTTCCCAGAGAAATGTAATGTCCGGAAAAATGCTCGATCAGGATATTTTCTTCGATCATTTCCGGGATTCCCAGATCAACTTTCACGATTGGATTTTTTCCTGCTTTGACAATAATCCCTTTTTTTATTCCTGATTTTGTGTTAATGGAAAAAGTTTTTTTGTTTGTCTTGGAATATAAATAGGCAACCAGACAACGCAAAGCAGTTCCGCACATTTCAGCTTCCGAACCATCAGGATTGAATATTCTCATGAAAGAATCATTTTCGGGATCAGTGGAAACGATGACAATTCCATCAGCTCCGACTCCGAATTGACGATCGCAAGTTTTTTTTGCTAATTCAGAGAAATCGATGTCAGGAAGTTTCTTATCTAAAAAATAGAAGAACAGGTAATCATTTCCCTGTCCCTGCATTTTGAAAAAGTTCAGTTTCATTTTTTTTGCTCACGGATTTGACGGATTTGACGGATTATTTGGAACCGCGAATTAACACGAATGTTTGATTATTCATATTTAACATGATAGAACTTCATAATCCCGACAAGTCGGGAGGATGGAGTTCAGGATTTTGAAATATTGAACCTTTGCGTCATTTTTTTGCTCCTTTAAAACTTCCCAAATTTTTAGAAATTTGGTAAGTTTTTTCAATATTCAATTTTCAATAGAAAAAATTCAATCACTTCGAGTATTCCCGGATGATCTCCTTGATCCATCTCGCTCCGTCTTCCAAATCTTTAATGAGAATGAATTCATCGACTGTATGAACCTTGTTCATTCCGGTTCCCAGAACTCCCATTTTTAAACCATTCCGGTTGAAAATGTTAACATCACTTCCACCGCC comes from the Candidatus Cloacimonadota bacterium genome and includes:
- a CDS encoding diaminopimelate epimerase, producing the protein MKLNFFKMQGQGNDYLFFYFLDKKLPDIDFSELAKKTCDRQFGVGADGIVIVSTDPENDSFMRIFNPDGSEAEMCGTALRCLVAYLYSKTNKKTFSINTKSGIKKGIIVKAGKNPIVKVDLGIPEMIEENILIEHFSGHYISLGNPHFVTFVENFDEFDFSKTGKKIETDIHFTHGTNVEFVKLINEQNIVIKFWERGAGATLACGTGTCAAVFSGTKQNLLKHFVNVKVPGGELEVEFDGKHIYLIGEVSFVFSGVYEI